A genomic window from Levilactobacillus yonginensis includes:
- a CDS encoding CDP-glycerol glycerophosphotransferase family protein, which translates to MAKGLQGIIRSLKLVARCGLIVLNDGLICLPIKRQQVIFESFNGKDVNDNPAAIYRELVRENPAYAQTAYFSVKPSEYASLHAKYPEIKLVKRFTPGWVALMARAEFWVLNSRLPNWWHKNRRTTTIQTWHGTPLKKLGADIEHVAIPGTTTAAYHQEFVTAAQRWDYLIAPNRYSQDIFKSAFGFRNHSLVIGYPRNDVLYATSDQQITAIKAALLGPVTGPVVTYAPTWRDDMAVRPGVYQFDLPFDLGEFFQHVPTGTHLVIRPHYLVKDAIDIHGFEDRVTVLADTDIAQLYLISDLLITDYSSVMFDFANLKRPELFFAYDLEHYRDQLRGFYFDYEKEIPGPLVTTATAFYRRLDDWTTAGEFPGFADRQAAFYHKFCEWEDGTASQRVAQVILHERDAE; encoded by the coding sequence ATGGCTAAAGGTTTACAAGGTATCATTCGGTCATTGAAGCTTGTTGCTCGCTGTGGGCTCATCGTATTGAACGATGGGCTTATTTGTTTACCAATCAAACGGCAACAAGTCATCTTTGAAAGTTTCAATGGGAAGGACGTCAATGACAATCCGGCCGCAATTTATCGTGAACTGGTGCGAGAAAATCCCGCGTACGCACAGACGGCGTATTTTAGTGTGAAGCCCAGTGAATATGCGAGCCTACACGCTAAGTATCCTGAGATTAAGTTGGTCAAGCGCTTTACACCGGGTTGGGTCGCACTGATGGCTCGGGCAGAATTCTGGGTATTGAATTCACGGTTACCCAACTGGTGGCATAAAAACCGGCGGACCACGACGATTCAGACTTGGCACGGAACGCCCTTGAAAAAGTTGGGCGCCGACATCGAGCACGTCGCAATTCCTGGAACCACTACAGCAGCTTACCATCAAGAATTTGTGACGGCGGCGCAACGGTGGGATTACCTCATTGCGCCTAATCGATATTCACAAGATATTTTCAAATCGGCTTTTGGGTTTCGCAACCACTCCTTGGTAATCGGCTATCCCCGTAACGACGTGCTATACGCGACCAGTGACCAACAAATCACGGCGATAAAGGCAGCACTCCTCGGGCCAGTTACTGGGCCAGTGGTCACCTACGCACCAACCTGGCGTGATGACATGGCAGTTCGGCCAGGCGTCTATCAATTTGATTTACCATTTGACTTGGGTGAATTTTTCCAGCACGTTCCCACGGGGACTCACTTGGTTATTCGGCCCCATTACCTGGTAAAGGATGCCATCGATATTCATGGGTTTGAGGACCGCGTCACGGTGTTGGCGGATACGGATATTGCCCAATTGTATTTGATTTCAGATTTGTTGATTACGGACTACTCGTCGGTTATGTTTGATTTCGCTAATTTAAAACGGCCCGAGTTGTTTTTTGCCTATGACTTGGAGCACTATCGTGACCAACTACGCGGATTTTACTTTGATTATGAAAAGGAAATTCCAGGCCCCTTGGTGACAACGGCAACCGCTTTTTATCGGCGATTAGATGACTGGACGACGGCTGGTGAGTTTCCAGGTTTTGCGGATCGTCAAGCCGCCTTCTATCACAAATTTTGTGAGTGGGAGGACGGGACAGCTAGTCAGCGAGTGGCACAAGTTATTCTTCACGAAAGGGATGCAGAGTAA
- a CDS encoding ABC transporter permease, whose amino-acid sequence MKEVMTLFKEQISSIGIIFRISRYEDQASYQSHYLGLAWEYLYPLIQIGIYWLVFGVGLKHGQPLNGVGYLPWMVIGITPWFFMNRATLDASKSIYQRVNMVAKMKFPVSALPTIKVVSNLSSFWTMMVFSIFIGLLNGVYPQVSWLQWIYYFFAMICLLVALGVLNSCISVLVRDYHILLQSVMRMLFYVSGVLFNFVTTSFPAPFVHLLELNPYYYIVNGFRESFIGTGWFWQHPMLTLEFWSFVFFVLLIGSHLHYKFRSRFVDLI is encoded by the coding sequence TTGAAAGAGGTCATGACCTTATTTAAAGAACAGATTTCAAGTATCGGGATTATCTTTCGGATTTCTCGTTATGAGGATCAAGCAAGTTACCAAAGCCATTACTTAGGTTTAGCTTGGGAATACTTATACCCACTGATTCAAATCGGGATTTACTGGTTAGTCTTCGGTGTTGGGTTGAAGCATGGTCAACCATTGAACGGGGTGGGATACCTACCTTGGATGGTGATTGGGATTACCCCCTGGTTCTTCATGAACCGGGCAACGTTGGATGCCTCTAAGAGTATCTATCAACGGGTCAACATGGTTGCTAAGATGAAGTTTCCAGTCTCAGCGTTGCCCACGATTAAAGTGGTCAGCAACCTGAGTTCCTTCTGGACAATGATGGTCTTCTCCATCTTCATCGGGTTACTGAACGGGGTTTACCCACAAGTTTCTTGGTTACAGTGGATCTACTACTTCTTCGCCATGATTTGTTTGTTAGTGGCGTTAGGGGTGTTGAATTCTTGTATCAGTGTCTTGGTTCGTGATTATCACATCCTGTTACAATCAGTAATGCGGATGTTATTCTACGTATCCGGTGTGCTGTTTAACTTTGTAACCACGTCTTTCCCAGCACCATTCGTGCACTTATTAGAATTAAACCCGTATTATTACATTGTTAACGGGTTCCGGGAATCCTTCATTGGGACTGGTTGGTTCTGGCAACATCCAATGTTGACGCTAGAATTTTGGTCCTTCGTTTTCTTCGTGCTGTTGATTGGGTCACACTTGCACTACAAGTTCCGATCACGGTTCGTCGACTTAATTTAA
- a CDS encoding class I SAM-dependent methyltransferase, producing MKKGVDAPLVPIMFLLVGIVGMVMAITSGEWTNYVFPGALFLFAGMYLYTSLWGKYHLIKRVVAEMQLDGHERVLDLGTGHGAFLLEVAGQLSIPGKVTGLDIWKRGDQSGNSMEETQQNIDQIGVSDVSELVTGDMTQLPFEDNYFDAVVASLSIHNVKPKASRQQAIAEAYRVLKPNGHLVILDIEHVGEYRNQLKQLGVKEVSVRHAGLNGMYALLSTRILVAEK from the coding sequence ATGAAAAAAGGTGTCGATGCACCATTAGTGCCAATCATGTTTTTACTAGTTGGTATCGTGGGGATGGTGATGGCAATTACTTCTGGGGAGTGGACCAATTACGTTTTCCCAGGTGCCCTGTTCCTGTTTGCGGGCATGTATTTGTATACATCACTGTGGGGGAAATACCACCTTATCAAACGCGTAGTTGCAGAAATGCAGCTTGACGGTCACGAACGGGTGTTGGATCTTGGGACGGGCCATGGGGCCTTTTTACTGGAAGTTGCGGGGCAGTTAAGCATCCCAGGGAAAGTGACTGGCTTAGATATTTGGAAGCGGGGCGACCAATCAGGCAACTCAATGGAGGAAACGCAGCAGAACATTGACCAGATTGGTGTTAGTGACGTCAGTGAGTTGGTGACCGGAGATATGACCCAGCTGCCTTTCGAGGATAATTATTTTGATGCAGTGGTGGCGAGTCTTTCAATCCACAATGTGAAGCCCAAGGCTAGTCGCCAACAAGCAATCGCTGAGGCCTACCGGGTTTTGAAGCCGAACGGTCACCTGGTTATTTTGGATATTGAACACGTCGGTGAATATCGGAATCAATTGAAACAACTTGGCGTGAAGGAAGTTAGTGTCCGACATGCTGGTCTCAATGGCATGTACGCGTTGCTGAGTACGAGAATCTTAGTAGCTGAGAAGTGA
- a CDS encoding diacylglycerol kinase family protein, with amino-acid sequence MPMASSDKQTGKNRAFKQSLGHAWDGLRALFHYERNFRKHLAVGSLAIIAGLLLRLTLNEWLWLVLAIFLVLIAETLNTIVEAVVDLVVGQTYHDLAKRAKDVAAGGVLMAAIFAVIVGALVMLPALGRWF; translated from the coding sequence ATGCCTATGGCCTCAAGCGATAAGCAAACCGGGAAGAATCGGGCCTTTAAGCAATCGTTAGGCCACGCGTGGGATGGTCTCCGGGCCCTGTTTCACTATGAACGAAACTTTCGTAAACATTTGGCGGTCGGTAGCTTGGCCATCATTGCCGGGTTGCTCTTGCGACTGACGCTGAATGAGTGGCTGTGGTTGGTATTGGCCATTTTCTTGGTCTTGATTGCCGAGACGTTGAACACAATTGTGGAAGCAGTCGTTGATTTGGTAGTGGGTCAAACCTACCACGATTTAGCGAAACGCGCGAAGGACGTTGCTGCGGGTGGCGTCTTAATGGCGGCCATTTTTGCCGTCATTGTTGGGGCGTTAGTCATGTTGCCAGCGCTAGGCCGCTGGTTCTAA
- a CDS encoding pyruvate, water dikinase regulatory protein, with protein sequence MPQINIFIVSDSSGETALTVAQTAISQFPTIKASYQRFPFIQTDSILDGILNLAKKQRAMIFHTLVNAKLSKRVREFAAANQLQQFDCIQPAMAVMRQATNLEPEGVPGLVHNLNDTYFDRIAAMEFAVTYDDGKDPTGLLKADIVILGVSRTSKTPLSLFLANRKLRVANLPLGPTTQLPDELWQVDPKRIFGLTNKPESLRKIRQERMLSYGLPADSAYSDTKKISEELDYAQKIYKKIGCLVIDVSNKSIEETATLIMESVDYDLIPHPLAD encoded by the coding sequence ATGCCACAGATAAATATCTTCATCGTTTCCGATTCTTCAGGTGAAACGGCCCTGACCGTCGCACAAACTGCTATCTCCCAGTTTCCCACGATCAAAGCTAGCTATCAACGTTTCCCGTTCATTCAGACGGACTCGATTCTCGATGGTATCCTCAACCTCGCTAAGAAGCAGCGGGCCATGATTTTCCACACCCTGGTCAACGCCAAGCTCAGTAAGCGCGTCCGTGAATTCGCCGCCGCCAATCAATTACAGCAATTTGATTGTATTCAGCCAGCCATGGCCGTGATGCGTCAGGCCACCAATTTGGAACCTGAAGGCGTTCCCGGACTGGTCCATAACCTAAATGATACGTATTTCGACCGGATTGCTGCCATGGAGTTCGCCGTAACCTACGATGATGGTAAGGACCCCACTGGCCTACTCAAGGCTGACATCGTGATCCTCGGGGTCTCACGGACGTCTAAGACCCCACTCTCACTGTTCCTAGCCAATCGGAAATTACGGGTTGCAAACTTGCCGTTAGGCCCTACTACACAGCTTCCAGACGAACTGTGGCAGGTCGACCCCAAGCGGATCTTCGGCCTGACTAACAAGCCGGAATCGCTCAGAAAGATTCGTCAAGAACGCATGTTGTCTTACGGCCTCCCGGCAGACAGCGCCTACTCCGATACTAAGAAGATCAGCGAGGAATTGGATTACGCTCAGAAGATCTACAAAAAGATTGGGTGCCTAGTGATCGACGTCTCAAACAAGTCGATTGAAGAGACTGCCACGCTAATTATGGAGAGTGTGGACTACGATTTGATTCCCCATCCCTTAGCCGATTAA
- a CDS encoding PhoH family protein encodes MTENATIEKEYILERPEDEAALLGAQDQFVTLLEEGLNVTIKPFGNSIKVAGAAEAVDHTLAILRNMSDLLAKGIKLNSADVISAMKMADKGTLTYFKDFYTETLIKDAKGRAVRVKNFGQRQYIDSIKHNDITFGIGPAGTGKTYLAVVMAVSALKHGDVEKLIITRPAVEAGESLGFLPGDLKEKVDPYLRPIYDALYAILGAEHTTRLMDRGVIEIAPLAYMRGRTLESAFVILDEAQNTTNMQMKMFLTRLGFGSKMIVNGDISQIDLPHNAKSGLIQAQNILQNVSHINFVTFNADDVVRHPVVARIINAYEAHDTKPNGAKK; translated from the coding sequence TTGACTGAGAACGCGACGATTGAAAAAGAATATATTTTGGAGCGACCAGAGGACGAAGCTGCCCTGTTGGGGGCTCAGGATCAATTTGTGACCTTGCTTGAAGAGGGACTGAACGTCACCATCAAGCCCTTTGGAAATTCAATCAAAGTTGCTGGGGCCGCTGAAGCGGTTGACCACACGTTGGCTATCTTACGCAACATGAGTGATCTCCTGGCTAAGGGGATCAAATTAAATAGTGCCGATGTCATCAGTGCCATGAAGATGGCGGACAAGGGGACACTGACTTACTTTAAAGACTTTTACACCGAGACCTTGATCAAGGATGCCAAGGGTCGGGCTGTGCGGGTCAAGAATTTTGGCCAACGCCAGTACATTGATTCCATCAAGCACAACGACATTACCTTTGGGATTGGACCCGCTGGGACAGGGAAAACGTATTTGGCCGTGGTGATGGCGGTATCCGCGTTGAAACACGGGGATGTGGAAAAGCTGATCATCACTCGGCCAGCCGTTGAAGCCGGTGAAAGTCTGGGGTTCTTACCTGGTGACTTGAAGGAAAAAGTTGATCCTTACCTGCGGCCAATTTACGATGCGCTTTACGCTATCCTGGGGGCCGAGCACACGACTCGGTTGATGGACCGTGGGGTCATCGAAATTGCGCCGCTGGCTTACATGCGTGGGCGGACGCTGGAATCTGCGTTCGTTATCTTGGATGAAGCTCAAAATACGACCAACATGCAAATGAAGATGTTCCTGACACGGTTGGGGTTTGGATCTAAGATGATCGTCAACGGGGATATTTCACAAATTGACTTACCACATAATGCTAAGTCGGGGTTGATTCAGGCCCAAAACATTTTACAAAACGTGTCGCACATTAACTTTGTGACCTTTAACGCGGACGATGTTGTCCGACACCCAGTGGTTGCCCGCATCATTAATGCTTATGAGGCCCACGATACTAAACCAAATGGAGCTAAAAAATAA
- a CDS encoding CDP-glycerol glycerophosphotransferase family protein, whose amino-acid sequence MINVKEIYLWLIRLMSFLSAGRRQTDVVYLMSFTDNLPFIKALAAALPAGQRLVVYYRPEHEASATNLAAGGIVTRPLRDNLQFVVKGIPQIMRARVLFCDNYYAFLGGLRHPKGMRIVQVWHAAGAIKRFGWDDPTTAERSKSDQRRFQAVYDQFDEFVVGSAAMGEVFARSYRVAPERMQELGYPRSDRLQDAGWITRTRARVARLAPELAGHRVILYAPTYREGVTFTPPTGLGAALAADPDSRVVVKLHPALRAKATALQQELGDQVVVAQHLSTTDLLTVADTLVTDYSSVAFDYSLLPNAHSLLFFLYDLEEYTRNPGVQADLQDWLPGPELRTCEQLATAIRADQPTDLTEFNLHWNSANDGVATQRVIDRYVALLSD is encoded by the coding sequence GTGATTAACGTGAAAGAGATTTATTTATGGTTGATCCGGCTAATGTCGTTTCTGAGTGCGGGCCGTCGGCAAACCGATGTGGTCTACTTAATGAGCTTTACGGATAATTTGCCGTTCATTAAGGCACTTGCGGCGGCACTTCCCGCCGGACAACGGTTGGTAGTCTATTATCGGCCAGAACACGAGGCCTCGGCGACCAACTTGGCAGCGGGAGGCATTGTTACGCGGCCGTTGCGGGATAACCTGCAATTTGTCGTGAAGGGAATTCCCCAGATCATGCGAGCACGAGTCCTGTTTTGCGATAATTACTACGCCTTCTTGGGGGGCTTGAGGCACCCCAAAGGTATGCGTATCGTACAGGTCTGGCATGCCGCTGGTGCCATCAAACGGTTTGGGTGGGATGATCCCACGACCGCCGAACGGTCCAAGAGTGATCAACGACGGTTCCAGGCGGTTTATGATCAATTTGATGAATTCGTGGTGGGCTCTGCTGCCATGGGTGAGGTGTTTGCGCGGAGTTATCGGGTAGCCCCTGAACGCATGCAGGAGCTTGGGTATCCGCGGTCTGACCGATTGCAAGACGCCGGTTGGATCACCCGTACCAGGGCACGGGTTGCCCGGTTGGCACCGGAATTAGCTGGCCACCGAGTAATCTTGTACGCCCCAACGTACCGCGAGGGCGTCACGTTCACACCACCAACGGGGTTGGGCGCGGCTTTGGCCGCTGATCCGGACTCACGCGTGGTCGTCAAATTACACCCGGCTTTGCGCGCTAAGGCAACCGCTTTGCAGCAGGAACTGGGCGATCAGGTAGTGGTGGCTCAGCATCTGAGTACAACGGACCTATTGACCGTGGCGGACACGCTTGTTACGGATTATTCGTCCGTAGCGTTTGACTACAGTTTATTGCCAAATGCTCACAGCCTGTTATTTTTTCTATATGATTTGGAAGAGTATACGCGTAATCCGGGGGTGCAGGCGGATTTACAGGATTGGTTACCGGGGCCCGAGTTACGGACCTGCGAGCAACTAGCCACGGCGATTCGCGCGGATCAACCAACAGATTTAACTGAATTTAATCTTCATTGGAATAGTGCTAATGACGGTGTTGCCACACAACGGGTGATTGACCGTTACGTGGCACTATTATCCGATTAA
- a CDS encoding deoxyribonuclease IV has translation MTEFLIGSHVSMKGKDMLLGSAQEAASFGENVFMVYTGAPQNTRRKPIEELNIEAGKAFMADHQQRAVVVHAPYVVNLGNTTKPQNYGFAVEFLTAEVKRAAALGATQIVLHPGAHVGAGADAAIAQIAKGLDEILGAATEPVQIALETMAGKGTEVGRTFEELAAIMDATAANDRLSVCFDTCHTSDAGYAIATDFDGVLNEFDHVIGVDKLKVIHLNDSKNPQGSHKDRHTNIGLGTLGFDVLNGVAHHPQLTAVPKIMETPVIGPDRKHGVNPHGYEVAMLKAQRFNPDLAADVLAAKPVDEFLMRQ, from the coding sequence ATGACTGAATTTTTAATTGGGTCACACGTTAGTATGAAGGGGAAAGACATGTTGTTGGGGTCGGCACAAGAGGCAGCCAGCTTCGGTGAGAATGTCTTCATGGTTTATACCGGGGCACCTCAGAATACCCGGCGCAAACCCATCGAGGAGTTGAACATTGAAGCTGGAAAGGCGTTTATGGCGGATCATCAGCAACGTGCGGTCGTGGTTCATGCGCCTTACGTGGTCAACTTAGGCAATACGACTAAACCGCAAAATTACGGTTTTGCTGTAGAATTTTTAACGGCCGAAGTCAAACGGGCGGCGGCTCTCGGTGCTACTCAAATTGTCTTACATCCCGGCGCCCACGTGGGTGCTGGAGCTGATGCAGCCATTGCCCAAATTGCGAAGGGCTTGGATGAAATTCTGGGTGCGGCCACGGAGCCAGTCCAGATTGCCTTAGAAACAATGGCGGGCAAGGGGACTGAAGTGGGCCGAACCTTTGAGGAGTTAGCTGCCATTATGGACGCCACTGCTGCCAATGATCGGCTGTCAGTCTGCTTTGACACCTGTCATACCAGTGACGCTGGCTACGCTATCGCAACAGATTTTGACGGCGTCCTTAATGAATTCGACCACGTCATTGGTGTTGACAAGCTCAAGGTGATTCACCTGAACGATTCTAAGAATCCTCAGGGGAGTCACAAGGACCGACACACCAACATCGGATTGGGAACGTTAGGGTTTGACGTCTTGAATGGTGTGGCCCATCATCCCCAATTGACGGCGGTACCGAAGATCATGGAGACGCCCGTAATTGGGCCAGATCGCAAGCACGGGGTCAATCCTCATGGTTATGAGGTTGCTATGTTAAAGGCCCAACGGTTCAATCCGGATTTAGCGGCCGACGTTTTAGCTGCGAAGCCGGTCGATGAATTTTTGATGCGGCAATAA
- the ybeY gene encoding rRNA maturation RNase YbeY, which yields MDLEIFDKTANGVPDKHVTMIREVLEFAGKYIKLAENTEMSVTLMNNEDIHQINKEYRGVDRATDVISFAIEDADDEDEEFPLVMDEEMAAEIPENIGDIFVSMDKVEEQAEYLGHSYERELGFLVVHGFLHLNGYDHMKPEDEKVMFKLQADILDAYGLKR from the coding sequence ATGGATTTAGAGATTTTTGATAAAACTGCTAACGGTGTTCCAGACAAGCACGTCACGATGATTCGTGAGGTACTGGAATTTGCTGGCAAGTACATTAAATTGGCAGAAAACACGGAGATGTCCGTGACGTTGATGAATAACGAAGACATTCATCAAATTAACAAGGAATACCGGGGCGTTGACCGCGCGACCGACGTCATCAGTTTTGCGATTGAAGACGCCGATGACGAGGATGAAGAGTTCCCACTGGTCATGGATGAGGAAATGGCTGCCGAAATTCCTGAAAACATTGGTGATATCTTTGTCTCAATGGATAAAGTCGAAGAACAAGCGGAGTACCTGGGCCATTCCTACGAACGGGAATTAGGTTTTCTCGTGGTCCATGGTTTCTTACACCTGAACGGCTACGACCACATGAAGCCTGAAGATGAAAAGGTCATGTTCAAGTTGCAGGCCGACATTCTAGATGCCTATGGCCTCAAGCGATAA
- a CDS encoding zinc-binding alcohol dehydrogenase family protein, translated as MSDMRAIGFTQNLPITDEKSFIEFFEPKPTPTGHDILVKVIATSVNPVDAGVRRGTTEPLDHPKVIGWDAYGTVEAVGSAVSLFEPGDRVFYAGSFKRPGTDSEYHLVDERIVGHAPRQLTPAEIAAVPLTSLTAWEALFEQMHLNFDTPQANAGKTLLIINGAGGVGSMATQLAHLAGLTVIATASRPETIAWTKAHGTDAVVNHRQDLVPQVHALGYPTVDYILELSNLNQHWSEIVSLIRPSGTIVSITGKTDSPLDLQALKSKRATFAWEWMYTKSYFETPDMISQHQILERVAQLLDAGTLVSTLNQTFTPINPANMRAAHALVEANRMIGKVVLTNAD; from the coding sequence ATGTCAGATATGCGGGCCATTGGGTTCACCCAGAATTTACCAATCACGGACGAAAAAAGTTTTATTGAATTTTTTGAACCCAAGCCAACCCCCACTGGTCACGATATCCTAGTCAAAGTCATTGCGACGTCTGTCAATCCCGTAGACGCTGGTGTGCGCCGGGGAACCACAGAGCCTCTTGACCACCCCAAAGTCATCGGCTGGGACGCCTATGGCACTGTAGAAGCGGTTGGCTCGGCGGTCAGCCTCTTTGAACCCGGTGACCGGGTCTTTTACGCTGGCTCATTCAAACGGCCAGGAACGGACAGCGAGTACCACCTCGTGGACGAACGAATCGTTGGCCACGCGCCCAGACAATTGACCCCCGCAGAAATCGCGGCGGTGCCCCTAACTTCATTGACGGCTTGGGAGGCCCTCTTTGAACAAATGCATCTGAACTTCGATACCCCTCAGGCCAATGCCGGTAAAACTTTGCTGATCATCAATGGTGCTGGTGGGGTGGGCTCCATGGCCACCCAATTGGCTCATTTAGCCGGACTAACAGTCATTGCAACGGCCTCACGCCCCGAAACCATTGCCTGGACCAAGGCGCACGGTACAGATGCGGTCGTCAACCATCGCCAAGACTTAGTTCCGCAAGTTCATGCCCTAGGTTACCCAACCGTAGACTACATTTTGGAACTGAGTAATTTAAACCAGCACTGGTCAGAAATCGTGTCACTGATTCGGCCCAGTGGTACCATCGTCTCCATCACAGGGAAGACCGATAGTCCGCTTGACCTGCAAGCGTTGAAATCCAAACGAGCGACCTTCGCCTGGGAATGGATGTACACCAAGTCCTATTTCGAAACCCCGGACATGATCAGTCAACACCAAATTTTAGAGCGCGTTGCCCAACTGCTAGACGCCGGCACCTTAGTCTCGACCCTCAACCAAACATTCACCCCCATCAATCCGGCTAACATGCGGGCTGCTCACGCCCTGGTGGAAGCTAACCGAATGATTGGTAAAGTTGTCTTAACTAACGCGGATTAG
- the rpsU gene encoding 30S ribosomal protein S21, producing MAKTVVRKNESFDDALRRFKRTVSRSGTLQEYRKREFYEKPSVKKKLKSEAARKRKAKKKRF from the coding sequence ATGGCAAAGACAGTCGTTCGCAAAAACGAGTCTTTTGACGACGCTCTTCGGCGCTTCAAACGTACGGTTTCCCGTAGCGGTACTTTACAAGAATACCGTAAACGTGAATTTTACGAAAAACCAAGTGTGAAGAAAAAGTTAAAATCAGAAGCTGCGCGTAAGCGTAAAGCCAAGAAGAAGCGTTTCTAA
- a CDS encoding GNAT family N-acetyltransferase, with amino-acid sequence MTLTYQQVQTPTEDQNALLLLADPSQRLVAAYISKSHVYAANDRSGLVGMLVLQPRSQQVVEIMNVVVTPPKQHQGYGRVLLMFAQQWAIDRSYRTVRIATGTTSLVQLYLYQQCGFRVVAVERDYFTANYSQPIVENGLVLQDRLVLELPITLPQLPINEQ; translated from the coding sequence ATGACGTTAACCTATCAGCAGGTTCAGACGCCCACCGAGGACCAAAACGCCTTACTGTTATTGGCGGACCCAAGTCAACGATTGGTGGCGGCGTACATTTCCAAAAGTCACGTCTATGCGGCTAACGATCGGTCGGGGCTAGTTGGGATGTTGGTGCTCCAACCGCGGTCTCAGCAGGTTGTAGAAATTATGAATGTCGTTGTGACACCACCTAAGCAACATCAGGGTTATGGGCGAGTATTACTCATGTTTGCCCAGCAGTGGGCGATTGACCGGAGTTACCGGACAGTTCGAATTGCTACCGGAACGACGAGTCTGGTGCAACTCTATCTTTATCAACAGTGTGGTTTTCGGGTCGTGGCGGTTGAGCGGGATTATTTCACCGCTAATTATAGCCAACCAATCGTGGAAAATGGCTTGGTATTACAAGATCGATTAGTCCTAGAATTACCAATTACCTTGCCGCAATTACCCATTAATGAGCAGTAG
- a CDS encoding GatB/YqeY domain-containing protein: MSLETQLNTDLKTAMKAHDKLSLNVIRMMKAALTNEKVKAGHDLTSEEELTVVSRELKQRKESMTEFAKGNRDDLVEGVKAEIAIVEKYAPKQLSADEIAKIVADGIAKVSASGMGDFGKVMGVVMPQVKGKADGALVNQTVKAQLNK, translated from the coding sequence ATGAGTTTAGAGACCCAACTCAACACTGATTTAAAGACGGCCATGAAGGCCCACGACAAACTTTCCTTGAACGTTATCCGCATGATGAAGGCGGCTTTGACGAACGAAAAGGTTAAGGCTGGCCATGACTTGACATCTGAGGAAGAGCTAACGGTGGTTTCCCGCGAATTGAAGCAACGGAAAGAATCCATGACAGAGTTTGCCAAGGGTAACCGGGATGATTTGGTTGAAGGTGTGAAGGCAGAAATTGCGATCGTTGAAAAATATGCGCCTAAGCAATTAAGCGCCGATGAAATCGCGAAGATCGTTGCCGACGGCATTGCTAAGGTCTCCGCTAGTGGTATGGGGGACTTTGGTAAGGTCATGGGTGTCGTGATGCCTCAGGTTAAGGGGAAAGCCGATGGCGCCCTGGTTAACCAGACCGTCAAAGCGCAATTAAACAAGTAA